The following is a genomic window from Oryzias latipes chromosome 12, ASM223467v1.
tggaacTCTCTCCAGAATCCCTACACAGGGGAGAAGGTTGTAAGCTCCGACGGCAGATGAAACAAACTCCATTCGGCCGAAGGGGGCAGCAGCAGCACTAACCACGGCCGCAGCGTGACAGCATCTGCGACGGGGTGATGGGGCGGCTTCTCGGCCACGCTGGTTACCGCCTCCTCCCCCGGGATCTCCATCAGAGAAAGGACGAAGAACGGTTCATCCGGATCTGAAGGCACCTGCTCGGGCAgcactgacaaaaaaaattaaaataaaaagagaaggcGTTTAACGGAAACACTTCAAACAAAGCCGCGGCGGTAGAAGAACGACTTACTCTCCATCAGAAGCGGATAAGTGTGGATCCCCTCCGGATTTAAAGCAGACGTATTCTGGGGTTTAAGGAATCAAAGGGAGACAGTTGAGGAAAGGTAGCAGCAGATTTGAAACTCCGCCTCAGATCAAAGCGGTAACTTAATGCAGGGTTTTGTTGGTTCGATACACCTTTTTTACCACAAGTGTTCCAAATGTGAACATTTCAGACACTGATGATCTGAAAACAACATGAAGTACTTCAACCTCAAAGGTCACCGCAggattttctttaatatttcagTGCTTAAGCACCTTTTatgccattttaaaaatgttaacttttgaatataaaatgcaaatatttaaagAGCTGTAATGAAATCTGAACAAAAACTAGtaaattcctcttttttttagagaaaaatacaattttaactaATGGATAAATGGAAGAATTGCTCTTAACGGCTAGCATTAACTGTTTACAAAGTTATCCTGatgaatataaaatatatatttctttgtaaaagctgctgttttgtattttcaactTGTTTTTTCTCACCCTTTGCTTTAATTCCTCAATTTACAGTTTCAATTcagattttatgttttcctAGTTGAGCCTAATTTTACGtggggcggggctttgagccCACTGGCTTCTAGAGACACGATTGACATTGGAAACGTAGGTTATGTTGACGTCAGTTCAGCTATAGAACAGTGACTGTTGTCGGCGCCTCCCATATTATCCCTCCTCTGATGTACCAAACTTTGGAAGATCTTCATCACTGCTACTGAACGCCACAACAGAGGAGGGATGACTCAGGCGGCGCCAACAACAGGCGATGTTCTGGAGCggaaatgatgtcaccataATCTCTATCACCCGATGTCAATGTCCTGGTAGCCACTGGGTTAAAAGCCCTGACCTTATGCATATTTAATGTAAAGATTTAGTTGatcaaagcattttaaaataatgcatAAAGCCCATAAGAATTGTTTGCCACACAATATgcaaataagattaaaaaaaacagattagagTTTAAAAGGAAACGAGATTTTCTCTTCGCCAAAATtcagaacaaaaacatgaaataaggGTTTCAATTCAAGAAGTCCGGAGATGAAACAATCCAAaacaatcaaattaaaaaagccAAATTATCTTCAAATAACTTGTTAGAAATGAATTGCTAAGACTGAGTGACGTATTATTATCTCACTTGCGTGGATGACACTTCTTGAGAAGCAGGATCTAGACAGGACGATTTGTCTCTCGTCTCATCAATGTCTCCACCTACTGGCCATCGACTGCCAGGGCGAGGCTCCAACGCAGCTGTCCTCGAGCTAGTGCCAGAATCtatggaaaagaagaaaatattcaTAATTTTGGAGTTCATAAAGTTGTTTATCCCAGCTTTAGCCATTCAATTTAGCAGAATCAAACCTGCATCCGTCTGTCTGCGCTGTGCAAGACTGCTGCACGTGATGTTGGGAGGTTGAGGAGCTTTATTTGACGTCTCAGAAGAGTCAGCTGCTTCTGATTCAGCAGAATCAATACTTTAAAAGAATAGAAGAACATCATTACTGGATTAAATCCACATTTTCAGTATATGTCAGCATGAACCTTCTTGAGGGCAGAAGGTCACGGTTACCTTTGGGTTGAGGAGTGTCCCTCTGCACTGACCGACCTGGCTTTGGAGGTTGATGTACAACCGACTTGTGTTGAGACCTTAGCATCCACAGCTGCAGATGAATCTATCAAGTCCCTCTCAGCTGGACCTTCACTGTCCATTTTTTCTCCACCTGGTTCCATCTCCACTGATGTCTTAAGGCCACTTGGAGGTGTGGAAGTTTCACCTGAAGGTTTGGAACCGTCACCTGGCTGAACTTTTCGCCGCGAAGCTCGACTGGATGATTCTAGATTAGGTTTGGGTCTGACTCTGGAAAGCCTTGGTCTTCTCTGAAGAAGATTTTGCTCTGAATTGGAGACTTGTTCAACATTTGTCTTGCACTCGGAGGTTGATTCCTCTACAAATTTATGAGATGGGCTCAATTCGACAAACGGTTCCGCAACTGAACTTTTGATTTTATGAGAAGTCAACACAAACTGACCATCTTCTTTTGATGTTGAGCGGTCAGAAGATTTGGAGATGGAGATCTGAGGTTGCTCCACAGATTTAGAGATGGAGATCTGAGGTTGCTCCACAGATTTAGAAATAGAGATCTGAGGTTGCTCCACAGATTTAGAGATGGAGATCTGAGGTTGCTCCACAGATTTAGAGATGGAGATCTGAGGTTGCTCCACAGATTTAGAAATAGAGATCTGTGGTTGCTCCATAGATTTGGAGGTGGAGATCTGTGGTTGCTTCATAGCGAGCGTGAGTTGGACTGGCTCTTTAGGGACTTCGGGTTTAGATTTAGCGCCTTTTGATGTCACAGGGAGGTTTGGTTTAGGTTTCTGAAAACGCCTCCTCTTGGATTGAGACGTAGATGCAGCTTCAGCCTCTTCACCAACATGTTGCTTGGTTCCTGATGCAGCAAGATGGAGCTTCTGCCCCACAAAGGACACTTCTCCCTCTTCTGCTTCTTCACATGCTAAATTTCTCACCTCAACAAAAGAGGATATTTCCTCAATTTTTCCAGTGGTCTGATCTTCATTGGGAACTTCAGAGATGTTCTGGTTTCCTGCAGCTTTCTCAGCAGATGTTTGTTCAATCAAGTCTTGTTCAAATTGAGTTTCACTCAAATCTTTTTCCTTTGGGTCATTTATGGTTGGTGTTCCAATTCTTGCCGTTCTTGATTTATTTGGTAAATTCGGTTTGGGGCGAATTTTCTGTAATCTCCTAAACTTAGCGTTTGACTCAGCTTCTTCTGAACACGCCTGTGCAGATAAATGCCGAACATCTGGTGACTTCCCAACCGGAGATGCTTCCTCTCTCATCTCAGAGGCCGATTCCTGGTCTGCAGATGTTTGTTCTTCCAGCAGGACTTGACAGATGTTCTGTTTCTTTGGAGCACTGCAACCTGTTGTGGCTGCATCCGTGTCCGCCGGATCTACATGTCCAGGATGTTTCTCTTCTGTAGGGAATTCAGTCTGGGACTGTTCTGAACCTGAAGCAGAATTGGAGATGCTGCTGTTTTCTGGTTCAAACTTTTTGCAGGATTCAGAACTTTGTGCTGATTCTTTTGAGATCTGAGGTCTCAATCTTGCAGGTCTTGAGGTTTTTGTCAAGTTGGGTTTGGGTTTAATTTTTGATAATCTGTTCCTCACTGATAAACAAGAAGATGCAACTTCAGAACCTTGTTTGACGGCTGGAGGCCCTGCAACAGATGAAGTTGGATCCAAACCCAGCTTTGGTGCCTCTGGAACTCTTGAATCAGTTGGTTCAATATGAGATTTTAGGTTTTTATCAGAGAACTCCGTCGGAGATTCTTCAACTCTGGCAATACCAATCTGGACTTCAGGGAAGTTCTGGTTCTCTGTGGTGCTCTGATCTGATATTTCTGCAATCATATCAATCGAATCCAGTTCAGTTAATTCCCTTTGCTCTTCATTTGAAGAAGAGTCTGTTAATGGAGTGGATGTTGAGTCTAAAGTCATAATAGGCTGTACTGTTGAAGAAGGAACAGTTTCAGGTTGACTGTCCAAAGACAGGGTTGCTTCCACCAATGACATGGCATCTTCACGGACTTTGGGTTCTATTATGGAACTTGAGTTTTTATCCTGTGAATCTTTTGAGAATTTGGACCTCAGAACTCTTGATGTCTGTACCAGGTTTGGTTTGGGTTTACGTTTTTGGATTTGACCCTTCTTCCTTTCATCAGATGCACTTGGTTCCTCTTCTGGACCAGATGTCagcttctctgctgctgctgctgaaggctTTCCACTTTTTCCTGGCTCCACATTTGACTGTAGCCCAAAACAGTATGACAGATTTTCTGGAGCTGATTCAGACGTTGCTCCTTTATCTCTCATGGTTTGCTCCTTACATGGCTCAGGCTGATCTTCACAGGGATTTGGGCTTTCTTTGGTGCTCTGGTCTGTTGATACATTGGGGTCTACAAATCCAGCCTCTCTCCGTGTGTCTTCATTTACAGAGAGATCCAGTTCCTGTTCTGGTTCCACCTTCTTTCTGAAATCAGGTCCTTCACCTGGAAACAAGTATTTTTGCGTAGCTTCTTCAGTGGTTTGAGGTCTTGCAGCTCTTGATGTTTGAaggtttggtttgatttttgacAGTCGATCTCTCTTTGTCTGACCTGTTGGCAaagatttttcctctttttgcatGACTGCCAACTCTTCTACAGACTTATTTAAAGAAGCTGAATTTTCACTTTCAATAAAATCCAAATGTAGCCCTTgttgtggttctggttctgtgacCTCACAGGCCTTTAAAACTGGATCTTCAACACGGGATGCTGCACTTTCTTTTGTTAAATCAGGAATTGACGGTGCATCTCCAGTTGCCTGCTCCAAACTGGACTCGATGGAGAGATTCTGGGTTTTTGTAGGACCTTGACCTGATGGTGCTCCACCCAATTCTTTTTGATCTTCAACTCCATCTTTTGTCTTTATCTCCCTATTTGCAGACAGTTCTTGTGTGAGTTTTGTTTGTGGTTCCGCCTCTACAGATGGGTTTTTGGTAAGCTCCGGATTTTTTTGGACGGCATCTTCTGTGTTCTGAGCTTTGGATCTTGCACCTCTCAACAACTGTGGTATGTTTGGTTTGGGTTTAACCTTTTGTAGTCGACCCTTTCTTGACTGAGAAGATcccgtttttttttcatcttgatTGGAGGTTgcttcagcagctgcagcagaatctTCTTTTCCTTCTGAACCCAAATGTGACCCATGTGGAGCTGGTAGTTCCGGGTCTGTTTGTTCAGTTAACACAGTTTCAGAAGTGGCTTCAGAGTCTTTGCTGGTCTGCTCCACACAGAGCTCAGGCACGACTTTGGCAGAGATCAGAGCTTCTGTAGCGCTCTGATCAGGTGCTGCTTGATTTAGAGATTTAAGACTTCTTGTCTCCTCACTTATAGTTCGTTCATCTGGAAGTTCTGCTGGCATTTTGGTTGAAGTATTCTGACTTTCAATTGACTCTTTCTCTGCCACCCCTTCAGTAGTTTGCCGTTTGGATCTAGCTATTCTTGACGTCTGCAGTAGGATTGGTTTGGGTTTGACTTTTGGCAGTCTGCCTCTGGGCTGAGAAGGACTTTTGACATCACCTTCTCCTGTGTGACTCACAGAAGAGTTGTCTGCAGCTGAGGGTTGAGGTTTGCTGGTTCTGTCTGGAACTGGGCTGGGATCGGTGCTTGACGCTTTTTTAACCTCTGGCACTGCTTCAACTGGTTTATTTAAGCCTGCCTTGGACTCTACAGGAGGCCCCGACTGTGACTGAATTACAGTCTGACTCTGGCTTTTCAGGAGATTCTGATCTGCTGCACCAGTTTCAACCTGATCCAAGCAGCCGCGCTGAGAGGAAGTGTTATCTTTAAACAATGCTGCAGCAGAAGCTGATATTCCTGGGGTTGTTTCTTCAGCAGAAACTGATGTCTCATTATCTTGAGAAACACATTGAGCAACTGAGCACCTTCTTCCAGCTCCCCCTTCTGTCGACATCTCGGTGTGAGATACCGGTTTTGCAGTCCTTGAGCTGTGACCGAGGTTTGGTTTAGGCTTCACCTTTATAAGTGAAGACTTATCTCCAGATTTACAACCCAATTGATCAACATTCTGATCACTTGTGTCAACGGGAAGCGAGTTATTGCTGTCCACTTCAGCACTCTGGAGCTTTTCGGTGGAAGGCGATGTCACTTTCTGATCTGCAGATTTCCCAGGAGGGATCTTTTTCTGGGGTGACACTGTCAAAATCTCCTCTTGTGCATATGTGAACTCACTGACACCAACTGATGTTCCTGCAATCAAATACAACGGAATGTAACTTTCCAAGGCAGGAGACAGCCTACACCAACAGAGGAAGCGgggctgctgtttttgttttgtttttttggttgcaTACCTGCAGTGCATTCTTCTAAGGTCTCTCCACTTTGTGCTGACTGAGAAATTTGAGCTCGGTTACCAATGGTCAAAAGGGTTTGAGCTGCTTCAGTGTAGCTCTCATTCTGAGACACTGAAAGAAACATGAAAAGTGCAATTTAATTTATGGTATCATGTACCGGAGGCTcctaagacaaaaacaaacaaaaagaacaagtcGCATACCTTCAGCTTGTTCTGAGGAAATGAAGTCTATAACAtcctgcagggaaaaaaaacaaatctatgaCTATATTTCCAAGCATGAAACGGGGTTAACAAGTGCAGCTGCTGGAATtacacaatttttgtttttttattgatgacAGACAAAACACCTTATCAGACATCAGGCAGCTTAGTTTGTCACAAACAGAAAGAGGAGAAGGCCCTTCTGTATCTTTCAAAAAGCTGAAGTACGGTAATGAGGTGAGATTTTCTTATCGACCAAATACTTTTATACgccattatacaaataaaatcttttttttttttttaaatatcaacgtgatttcctggattcctTTATTTACATTCCATTTCTCAGAGTTGAAGTTTATCTATGAGGAACATCTTATCTATAACCAACAAAATCTGACTTGTTATCAAGAAGTCAGAtcagaacaaaaatatatttttcttgcacGTGAACAATGGAAGAAAACATTTGCTGCTTGGTAAGTGGAAATCCAGGACTGTAATGTGATTTAATGCCTTTCTTCCTGCTGCTTGGAAACCGACTGTGTCttcaaaaagattaaataaaaatgtttgcatctgTCATCTCCCTTCAGCTGAACTGTGTAAAGTTATTTGAGAAATTTAGCACATCAGGCATGTTTGGGGCCTCTGCCTGCTTGAGATTTGAGATAACTTAGTATCCAGTTGTTGCCAAGCTGGAGGcgtttttaactgttttgtaATTTGTATCTCTttgaaatttagttttgaaaataacaaaaaaagaaaagtcattcaCCTGTATGGCTgcgtccaaattcccaccctactccataactactaaaaaactatatagtgcgctGGAAAAGCAATTCtgacaccatgctcacttttatttttttaaatcggcGAAAATGTGACGGCATCAATTTTAAGAAGTGAAAATCttattgatatgagcgtttccTGACAGtcatttatgaatccattgTCTTATGAAGataaaacattgatggtttattaaaaatttaaaagacaCTGGTTTTTCGTCTAGACTTCTTCTGACACAACCTACGTCTCTGACTGTTATTTGTAATATTAATTGTGATATATGGCTTAACCTGCTATCCAAGATCTGGTTAAAGGACACTTCTATAAACCATAACCATAGGTGATAATAATATGTTATGAGATAATATGTGATAGAAGTGTGTTGGATGCTCAGCTATCAGCTTTTACAAGCAACATTTAGgactttttaaaccttttaggGCCCCTTGAAACAGATTCAATGCCGATTTCACAGCGAGCCTCAAACATGTCCCTGCCTTCCTCCGTGGTGGTTGGACATTCTTTTAGTGTCTGTGATCCTATCGCACCATAACTGCTATTGGTTAGGTTTCAGATACTtgcaaaataagtttaaaagttgtttgtttgtttacagtgCCACCTAGTGGTAGCTTGGTGAACTGAATGTCTAAATCAACATGCTTTTAGAATTTTgtctatttgttttttgtggtatttcctgatttcaaactgcattagtttcaaaggaaacatttgtttgtaaagaactactccaataaaaatcgtgttttttacatctttaacATGtactggcatttttctgatgatagacaACAAATATagaacatttttgagtatttttaatacttattgttgtgaatcagggccAGACcaaatgtagtttgaaaaagctcggagttgtgatgtagaagctgtAAGGAATGAGCCAcattctgctccattctgatgcatccacttgtagatgacaagatccatgtacgtcttcgagCTGCATCTGAcacaaaactgtacaactggatacCTCTAATACAGCTCACCCTTTTTCTTGCGCCTGTAAagttaggttgagggtgtgaggggctgtaagatagccgGAGACAGTGTAAACCTAGAGCTCTCTGCAACAGGGAGGGAGAGCAAGGTatctccacgccaacagtcccgccctcAACTCGGATGCAAAtgtctaataaactactgctgcaatgcagaaactatatcctagaaaacaacaggtttttttttaattagataaaaacaatttaatcatgattaaaaaaccactgagGACACTTTCACAATAGATCACAAGAcgtttggagtgggtcttcaaagagCTAAATTTGACCACTTGGAATAAATACTCATTTGGGCTCACACACGTAAATCTGTCAGCAAAACACCCAAAGGATATTCAATTATGCTAAAAAGCAACAATAGAATGTCaatgcaaaacacaaaaagttacCACAAAGGCCACAAactagaaagaaaaacacataaacaaaattATAACTGTAACTGGGAAGTGTAAAGCTGGCGCAAAAACTTTTGACACTCGTGACTTACAACAAGCAGGTCCAGCTGGTGCTCACTGGGTTCAGAAGTGCCTGTGTCATGATCTGCCTGCTGACAGGTGGAGTCAGCACACAGTGCATCTTGGGAAAGGCCCAGCACATCGGGCATACTGTCCAAGATATCAAGCTAAGTGTGGGATGGGAGGAGTCGAGAGTGCATTGTTTGAAATGGTACAAAACAATGTGGGATGACATAAACATGTGATGAAGAAGATGGATGTTTATGGACAGTATGCATGGGGGAAGCTGGTCTCCTTACCTCCACCATGGTGTCATCCACCTCTGAAATCTCGGTGTTGGAGGCGTGCAGGCTGCTCTGAACGAAGCCGTGAGCGTCGCCCTCTCGACTGGAGCTACGGGTGAGGtggtgctcctcctcctcccactcGTTTTCGTTCTCCTCGTCACTAAACTCTGACCTGGACGACCTCAGGGTGACCAGTTTGGGCTTCTTGGACTTCTGCACTGGTGGAGGTTCCACCGACTTTCCCCTCTTGGCGGGACCTTTGGACGTGTCAGAGGATGCAGGCGAGTGCAAATCGTCTTTGGCGGCGTACATCAAGGGCTGGACGGGTTTGGGCACTCGGCCGTATCTGAAGAAAGCAGACAAATTAAAGCTGTTGAATTTTAGGACTCTCCAGTTTTTGACATCAAAtgcttttgtggtttttattcCATCCCGCAGATGTCCTGAACCTCTTTCTTACTGTGTCAAAATCTTTTATGGGGCTCAAAACAAAAGTCTAAATCTattataaaaccaaaacaaacgttTCGAGAACATCCAACAGAGGTTTTCCCCACATTTTACCACAATGTggggaaaataaataacttttgttCAAGTGCTCTTCACAAAAATTCACATAGGCCTCCATCTTAGGCCTACAGCTAAACCcaagtttcattgacctttaaCCTCAGGAAGAAGCCGCcatctttattaattttttttaaaaatctcctTTAGTACCAGTTACAAATTTAAATTCATCTTCAATCTATCGCCTCCTGACTCCTCAAGCATAactgggaagctacttgggggggggggggggggacattgGTTTTTAAAGTCTGCGGATATTATATGATGTTTCAAGGCGAGTTCACAAAAGTGGCCCCCATCATGTTCCTCGCACattttttaccagaatattataaaaatgtaatacatgaaTCGTTGCCTCAGGcttaataaaaacatacaaaatacaaTATGACtgtattaggaatgtgggtgtaGTTAACAAGAAacctccgttgccaaggaaatccaaaagtttactcatgccgattcttttaaaaattagtAGACCTATTCGTCAAGCTCAGACGACCCAAAAATaatatggttgctatggagataaaaccaacaaaaagccgccatttgaaaaaaaacattttttttttttttttaaagattagtCACATTCAGCTCAAACCATGAAGGCAGAAATTTCTTTTATTGTCTTTGGGTCAGAACATCCTCATCACACAGcatcaaaacagcatttttgagaaataaaactttgttttttgtaaaagtatAACACTTGAATGTCGTACCGTGTGGGCCTCTGAGGTTTAACTGCAGCATCTTCCTCACCCTCAGAAGAAACATCACCATCACCCTTCCTCTTCCTTTCTTGGCTCAGCTGGGCTTCATTTTCACTTTCTCCCTGATATATCACAAAATGTCAGACtagaaaagtccaaacagatAAGGAGGATAAGTCGActggaaaaaaggagaattaCCTGCTCCTGATCAGCTCCTTCCCTCCCTGTCTCCTCCCGGTTTTCTTCCTCAGTGCCTTTGGCCTTTGCAGAAGGCAGAGGCTTTTTGCCGCGCTTCAGACCCAAAGGTACCAGTGGATTTGGTGCTCTGCCTCTGCAGAGCTTGGCTGGTTTGATGGCTGCATCCTTAGCTGTCTTCACATTTTCAGTCTTGTCCGCCCTAAACACAAAATACGTTTTAAGTTATGCAATaaacgtttcatttttaaacactgttgatttattttgtatttttttacgtGTCTGCAGTGGGGAGCTCCTCAGGATGTGCTGCTTCACAGTCTTCAGGTACGCCTGCTTCATCTGAGATGAGAGAAAAGCTGAATTTAGCACaaaatctaaattaaaaaaacttctaATTTTGACTTCTTTATTTTATAAGAAGCAGTTTCCACAGCATAAGAATTTGGGTCCAAACCCATTTCTTTCCACCGTGATTtagctttctaaaaaaaaaaaaaaatctgaaacaatttttttctgcagcaaagTAAAGGTTTCAATCAAGTTTCACTTGTAGCGGCTAACACTCATGAATGGTTttcagttaaagacccac
Proteins encoded in this region:
- the LOC101173800 gene encoding transcription factor TFIIIB component B'' homolog isoform X3, coding for MFRRSRFSVRPNVGTAGRTAATPQESPAAKQETGGTAKEASEGSCVPDESNAPPLEKNPTSGDGVDQNGDGSNSSAALQRRKRFSIKPKVAPGRPSAPPRTPKSPIKAASAPLSETPSSEMEKPSTSSQAGTATAPNRLLSPRTRRHSDNSKQHKPQPKLTPPPSETPAVSVAEDSPEQTPPAADGSKKPESTSRSHPKEVAPRVPDKVPPSLPDKAATEISEKARALVSSKTAGSLPSSALYLSRLLNSPLDVQRLVKAQKLRELLRRERSKEKSIKRAKARCKEFDLDPTKMTMRDLIHYLPTSNPMTSVLDDSVEENETEVPPAVERQEPPERAQEPPAPPPMKVVSSEEEGAACEEEEEQEEEIMVPQVKVAEDGSLIIDEESLTVEVLRSKGPNTIQDRDPIFERGSTTTYSSFRKGTYTKPWSIEETDMFYLAISMVGTDFSMICQLFTHRARSEIKNKFKREERENSWRIDKAFRERRKLDIEYFSKLLEKVLEVQRDRKKLKKISENTSGKCKKKPKRKQSAKKLSDVEEEEEEEEEEFLMPELEGEKENEDQSNEGEAAAVKSGRKRKKNNRAEALIEEPSDKKNKTDEAGVPEDCEAAHPEELPTADTADKTENVKTAKDAAIKPAKLCRGRAPNPLVPLGLKRGKKPLPSAKAKGTEEENREETGREGADQEQGESENEAQLSQERKRKGDGDVSSEGEEDAAVKPQRPTRYGRVPKPVQPLMYAAKDDLHSPASSDTSKGPAKRGKSVEPPPVQKSKKPKLVTLRSSRSEFSDEENENEWEEEEHHLTRSSSREGDAHGFVQSSLHASNTEISEVDDTMVEDVIDFISSEQAEVSQNESYTEAAQTLLTIGNRAQISQSAQSGETLEECTAGTSVGVSEFTYAQEEILTVSPQKKIPPGKSADQKVTSPSTEKLQSAEVDSNNSLPVDTSDQNVDQLGCKSGDKSSLIKVKPKPNLGHSSRTAKPVSHTEMSTEGGAGRRCSVAQCVSQDNETSVSAEETTPGISASAAALFKDNTSSQRGCLDQVETGAADQNLLKSQSQTVIQSQSGPPVESKAGLNKPVEAVPEVKKASSTDPSPVPDRTSKPQPSAADNSSVSHTGEGDVKSPSQPRGRLPKVKPKPILLQTSRIARSKRQTTEGVAEKESIESQNTSTKMPAELPDERTISEETRSLKSLNQAAPDQSATEALISAKVVPELCVEQTSKDSEATSETVLTEQTDPELPAPHGSHLGSEGKEDSAAAAEATSNQDEKKTGSSQSRKGRLQKVKPKPNIPQLLRGARSKAQNTEDAVQKNPELTKNPSVEAEPQTKLTQELSANREIKTKDGVEDQKELGGAPSGQGPTKTQNLSIESSLEQATGDAPSIPDLTKESAASRVEDPVLKACEVTEPEPQQGLHLDFIESENSASLNKSVEELAVMQKEEKSLPTGQTKRDRLSKIKPNLQTSRAARPQTTEEATQKYLFPGEGPDFRKKVEPEQELDLSVNEDTRREAGFVDPNVSTDQSTKESPNPCEDQPEPCKEQTMRDKGATSESAPENLSYCFGLQSNVEPGKSGKPSAAAAEKLTSGPEEEPSASDERKKGQIQKRKPKPNLVQTSRVLRSKFSKDSQDKNSSSIIEPKVREDAMSLVEATLSLDSQPETVPSSTVQPIMTLDSTSTPLTDSSSNEEQRELTELDSIDMIAEISDQSTTENQNFPEVQIGIARVEESPTEFSDKNLKSHIEPTDSRVPEAPKLGLDPTSSVAGPPAVKQGSEVASSCLSVRNRLSKIKPKPNLTKTSRPARLRPQISKESAQSSESCKKFEPENSSISNSASGSEQSQTEFPTEEKHPGHVDPADTDAATTGCSAPKKQNICQVLLEEQTSADQESASEMREEASPVGKSPDVRHLSAQACSEEAESNAKFRRLQKIRPKPNLPNKSRTARIGTPTINDPKEKDLSETQFEQDLIEQTSAEKAAGNQNISEVPNEDQTTGKIEEISSFVEVRNLACEEAEEGEVSFVGQKLHLAASGTKQHVGEEAEAASTSQSKRRRFQKPKPNLPVTSKGAKSKPEVPKEPVQLTLAMKQPQISTSKSMEQPQISISKSVEQPQISISKSVEQPQISISKSVEQPQISISKSVEQPQISISKSVEQPQISISKSSDRSTSKEDGQFVLTSHKIKSSVAEPFVELSPSHKFVEESTSECKTNVEQVSNSEQNLLQRRPRLSRVRPKPNLESSSRASRRKVQPGDGSKPSGETSTPPSGLKTSVEMEPGGEKMDSEGPAERDLIDSSAAVDAKVSTQVGCTSTSKARSVSAEGHSSTQSIDSAESEAADSSETSNKAPQPPNITCSSLAQRRQTDADSGTSSRTAALEPRPGSRWPVGGDIDETRDKSSCLDPASQEVSSTQNTSALNPEGIHTYPLLMEMLPEQVPSDPDEPFFVLSLMEIPGEEAVTSVAEKPPHHPVADAVTLRPWDSGESSTAAAGEKSVSGVSTKSAETSSASEEKPAESLDTFVARETDAAAENKAAISTRRRRTKAEATVSQRSDAEAAYDPRSCKKGKNLKKSDSSLGSKKSNRSGHQTRKAKDVSHESKTSPSDSPAAKGKTSAKKAASASREDAAPTKVRSAPVGSQSRPTADHTPGTSTPSSTLRTAREGCAEISSAEEEPTSVSQYFISDIFTEVDES